Proteins found in one Triticum urartu cultivar G1812 chromosome 4, Tu2.1, whole genome shotgun sequence genomic segment:
- the LOC125550864 gene encoding multiple organellar RNA editing factor 1, mitochondrial-like — translation MALALRLRRALAAASTSASLLRPTASAAASPHRPPLLAPFVAPLPLPRLFLPGGAAGFRSTAAAAARGNYGGGADDAKIDPDEILFEGCDYNHWLITMEFPDPKPSREEMIETYLQTLAKVVGSYEEAKKRMYALSTTTYVGFQAVMTEEMSEKFRGLPGVVFILPDSYLYPETKEYGGDKYENGVITPRPPPVQYSKPSRNDRNRNYRGNYENSPPPQGNYQNSPPPHGNYQNRSPPQGNFQGSRPQQEVRGYAPQQNYTQAGQDGRGYGRNDSADRPGYNAPGGYQGRVNEAGQGFQDPQERRSFSQGQEGDLRPGGPSAPGNYGQPPAPGNYGQPPAPGNYGQPSAPGSYGKPFGPPAYGQPSGSRYAGGNQGGPGYGGDNRQGAAPAYGGDNLQGVSDQYPSPGEGQQGNWQGRQ, via the exons ATGGCCCTCGCGCTCCGCCTCCGTCGggccctcgccgccgcctccacctccgcGTCCCTCCTCCGTCCGACCGCCTCCGCCGCGGCATCCCCCCATCGGCCCCCCCTCCTCGCCCCCTTCGTCGCGCCGCTGCCGCTCCCGCGCCTGTTCCTACCCGGGGGCGCCGCCGGCTTCcggtcgacggcggcggcagcggcacgGGGTAACTACGGCGGTGGGGCGGACGACGCCAAAATCGACCCCGACGAGATCCTCTTCGAGGGGTGCGACTACAACCACTGGCTCATCACAATGGAGTTCCCCGACCCCAAGCCCTCCCGCGAGGAGATGATCGAGACCTACCTGCAGACCCTCGCCAAGGTCGTCGGAAG TTATGAGGAGGCTAAGAAGAGGATGTATGCTCTTAGTACAACAACATATGTTGGTTTTCAAGCTGTAATGACTGAGGAAATGTCAGAAAAGTTTCGCG GATTGCCTGGAGTTGTTTTTATCTTGCCTGATTCATATTTATACCCAGAGACAAAGGAGTATGGAG GAGACAAATATGAGAATGGTGTCATAACTCCAAGACCACCACCTGTTCAGTATAGCAAACCGTCAAGGAATGATAGAAACCGCAACTATCGTGGGAATTACGAAAACAGTCCTCCACCGCAAGGTAATTACCAGAACAGTCCTCCACCTCACGGAAATTACCAGAACAGGTCGCCACCACAAGGAAACTTCCAAGGGTCCCGCCCACAGCAAGAAGTAAGAGGCTACGCTCCACAGCAGAATTACACACAAGCTGGACAAGATGGTAGAGGTTATGGGAGGAATGATTCCGCCGACCGTCCAGGTTACAATGCACCTGGTGGGTACCAAGGGCGTGTAAATGAAGCCGGTCAAGGTTTCCAAGATCCACAAGAGCGCAGGAGTTTCTCGCAAGGACAGGAAGGAGATCTCAGGCCTGGTGGCCCTTCAGCACCTGGAAATTATGGTCAACCGCCTGCACCTGGAAATTACGGTCAACCGCCTGCACCTGGAAATTATGGTCAACCGTCTGCACCTGGATCCTATGGGAAGCCATTTGGACCTCCAGCTTATGGGCAACCGTCTGGATCGAGATATGCTGGAGGTAACCAAGGGGGTCCTGGTTATGGTGGAGACAACAGACAGGGTGCAGCGCCTGCATATGGAGGAGATAACTTACAAGGGGTTTCCGATCAGTATCCTAGCCCAGGTGAAGGACAACAAGGGAACTGGCAG GGTAGGCAGTAA